One window from the genome of Paramisgurnus dabryanus chromosome 22, PD_genome_1.1, whole genome shotgun sequence encodes:
- the LOC141281388 gene encoding uncharacterized protein, producing the protein MNQKLGGSPTLEPWLLLAALLLVGSKGKLAFVEVRDSQTGLSGFSTGSLRTEVSGHLITHVTHNLGLWIVLHRISRSRGQLAFIEVCDSQTGLSGFSTGSLRTEVDDHHIAYSTHNLGFRTTLHRVAKSRGKVAFIEVRNSQTGLSGFSTGSQRTKVDDHHITYSTHNLGFRTVLHRVAKSRGKFASIEVRNSQTGLSGFSTDSLRTEVNDHHIAYSTHNLGFRTVLHRVAKSRGKFAFIEVRDSQTGLSGFSTDLLRTEVNDHHIAYSTHNLGFRTVLHRVAKSRGKFAFIEVRNSQTGLSGFSTDSLRTEVNDHHIAYSTHNLGFRTVLHRVAKSRGKFAFIEVRDSQTGLSGFSTDLLRTEVNDHHIAYSTHNLGFRTVLHRVAKSRGKFAFIEVRNSQTGLSGFYTGSRLGFLVSPQITLVL; encoded by the exons ATGAATCAGAAGCTAGGTGGCTCCCCGACTCTGGAACCTTGGCTTCTCCTCGCGGCCTTGCT GTTAGTTGGGAGCAAAGGTAAGTTAGCATTCGTAGAAGTGCGTGACTCACAGACTGGGCTTTCTGGTTTCTCCACAGGTTCACTGAGGACAGAGGTAAGTGGTCATTTAATAACACACGTTACTCACAACTTAGGGCTCTGGATCGTTCTACACAGGATTTCTAGGAGCAGAGGTCAGTTAGCATTCATAGAAGTATGTGATTCACAGACTGGGCTTTCTGGTTTCTCCACAGGTTCACTGAGGACAGAGGTAGATGATCATCACATAGCATACAGTACTCACAACTTGGGGTTTAGGACCACTCTGCACAGGGTTGCTAAGAGCAGAGGTAAGGTTGCATTCATAGAAGTGCGTAACTCACAGACTGGGCTTTCTGGTTTCTCCACAGGTTCACAGAGGACAAAGGTAGATGATCATCACATAACATACAGTACTCACAACTTGGGGTTTAGGACCGTTCTGCACAGGGTTGCTAAGAGCAGAGGTAAGTTTGCATCCATAGAAGTGCGTAACTCGCAGACTGGGCTTTCTGGTTTCTCCACAGATTCACTGAGGACAGAGGTAAATGATCATCACATAGCATACAGTACTCACAACTTGGGGTTTAGGACCGTTCTGCACAGGGTTGCTAAGAGCAGAGGTAAGTTTGCATTCATAGAAGTGCGTGACTCGCAGACTGGGCTTTCTGGTTTCTCCACAGATTTACTGAGGACAGAGGTAAATGATCATCACATAGCATACAGTACTCACAACTTGGGGTTTAGGACCGTTCTGCACAGGGTTGCTAAGAGCAGAGGTAAGTTTGCATTCATAGAAGTGCGTAACTCACAGACTGGGCTTTCTGGTTTCTCCACAG ATTCACTGAGGACAGAGGTAAATGATCATCACATAGCATACAGTACTCACAACTTGGGGTTTAGGACCGTTCTGCACAGGGTTGCTAAGAGCAGAGGTAAGTTTGCATTCATAGAAGTGCGTGACTCGCAGACTGGGCTTTCTGGTTTCTCCACAGATTTACTGAGGACAGAGGTAAATGATCATCACATAGCATACAGTACTCACAACTTGGGGTTTAGGACCGTTCTGCACAGGGTTGCTAAGAGCAGAGGTAAGTTTGCATTCATAGAAGTGCGTAACTCACAGACTGGGCTTTCTGGTTTCTACACAGGTTCAAGACTGGGCTTTCTGGTTTCTCCACAAATCACACTGGTGTTATAG